GAGTGGGTGTCCACACCAAGGTAGGACACAACTACATCCCTGAAGTACCTTGCTGCCACAAAGCCATTCAGCCACATTTTGAGGAGCCCAAAGGACATCCAGGGACCATCAATTTTGGCATGACAGACATTTCTTTACATTATTACCAAAAGACCTGCCTTACATGCCTCCCGCTGTCAAAACGTGAGAAATCAGGTCAAGTTTCAACTCTATGCTATATTCAGCACATTCTCTAAATGATACTACTTAAGCTTTCCTGAGCAGTCTGACTATTAGGCACAGTATGTTGCACGTTAAACAAATCTAATCTTATTTCATTATTCCATGCTGGTTCTACTACTTACATTTCTAACCAAAACATCAGTCTAAATGTTACTCATAAGACTAAGCAGACATGGTACTAATAACCTATCTGTcaatcatttaaaattactCTCAGCAGAATTATAAGCATACCTTCTAAAAATCACAATTTGCATTCTGAACATTTGGAGTGCAGATACCTGCTGCCCTCAGTCCAATGATTTGAATGTACATTATCCCCCCTTCTTCCCTGAATAATTATCAGGTAGTGTAAAGAGCATCAGGAATAGCATTTACTTTTCAGCAGGCTATCCAAACATAATCAGCCACTTATCAGTTTAATGAAACTGCAAGGAACAGCACCTTCAGTCAATACAAATGTACTCCTACCTACTCCAGCTGCTTTCAGCgtgctttcttctttcaaaatgagTTTGTCATCATCTTCTAAACTCACTACAAGTTCATTGGTCTACAGATCAGAGAATCAGAATACAAAGGTAAGAATAGGGTTTACTGTCTCTTCTCTAGTCTTATTTAACAGTGCAAAGATCTGCCTGCATTAATGCATATAACACAGGAAGAATACAGATGATAACCGTACCTTAGACTTATGTGCTTGGTGAATAATCTTCATtgtatctgaaagaaaatacaatgttttcCTAAAATCAGACTTATTTGGTAGGTAACACTGAAAATTGCATTTGGGGAAGGAGACAGAAGCACAGGAGTAaggttcatttttttaaaacattattttatgcactcaatctaaaaataataatagtaataaagaTGTGTGGGAGGAGAATCTTTATTTCTTAGCCCTGCAGCCACAGTCTTTGACCAGACTGCATGGCATACAATCCAACCTTAAGGTACCACGTCTTACTGGATTTCTCTGTTGGCTAAGTTATAATAATCCAAACGACCATCTCAACTGCCAAAGCACATGAATTTAAATGTCAGAGTATTTTAACCAAACAGGTTTTATCCATGCAATTTAGGCAGGACAAACAACTGTTTATTTGCTGTTTACTGCTATTGTTGATAGGCAGCAACTGTTAAAATCCAGTAATTCAGTCGCTTCAGATCATTCCTTGAAATTATCCTCCTCCTGAATCAGCATCCATGGCAGAAATTATGCTACACAAAGaggtaaaaaaaacaaacaaaacaaaacaaaaaaaaacaaaaaaacccactcacTTTCGAATGGCTATGTGGGCCTGGTTTTGttggcaaaaaggaaaaggtaggAAAAAGGTTGTGGTAACTAAAGCAAACAGCTGACTGAAAACATGCAGATGAAATGGAAATCAAAAGATGCCCACGcagcagtaaaaataatcaAACCATCTATGTTTGAGCAAATTCAGAATAACACAGCAAGAAACAGCACTGCTtagctgcttgttttcttttctagttttgttttgcaCTTTAATAGAACACTGCATACTGAAAAGTCTAGTAAGAGAAGGATGCAAGAAAGTTAAATGCAGGctaaaacaattttcaaacaATGGAGAGCAAGTGCTGAATGGTCAGAATGAGAGATCACATTCCCATTCAGAGGTTTGCTTCTATATCTTTAATGCACAATATTGAACATTATTTTATAGGCCAATAatgaacattattttatttttattttatttagagcATGACAGATGGTCAAAACTACTCCATATTCCCACTTAAAAGGCAGCGCTAGTATGCAATATATGTTGCAGAATTACCTACATCTTCTTTAGAAGCAAGGCATGAAATAGCAATCACCAGGATCCATCTTGCATAGAAGCATTGCAAAAAGGCCAAACAATCACAGCAAAAAACTTCCTGAAACCATTAAACCTTTCTATCACTGTGAAAACAAATCAGCCTCTGCCTAGTAGTTTTAAGGGTCTGGATCTACTTTATCCCATCCccttttttctggttttctctcTGAACCGTTGTCTCAGTTTTACTTGTTCACATCTCCATGACTGGCATCTGGCAGTTTACCACACCTTCATTCGCACTATTAAATGGCTTCTCTCTAACTCCATTAGAGATAtgaagctgctgcctcttcctaTCTTAGGTGAAGCCTTATGTCCTCTCAAATGCCTTGGCTATTTCATCCCAATCTAGTCCCACTCAATCACATTCCCAGATCTTCATATTGCATTTTCTAGTAACAGATCTTCCAGAACAATAGACAAGAAGTCACTTTTTAAGACTGATTGTGTTGAGCATCTACCACATTGCTCCACATTatggagaaaaatggaaaagcaggtCAGATGAGAGATGACCAGCTCCGATTAAGACTTCTGGCAGTGCtaaacaaaggagaaagaaatgggaCTCTTAGTAGTACTATTCATCCACAAGTTTCACTGCAGTCTCATCaccaaaatgcaacaaaaacagTAGTGTGTGTAAGATATATCAAGAACATGAATCTGAATGACTCAAAGCTTAAGGGGAAGTTCAGAACTCgggtttgctttttctgtgtgaaaattCAGCGTAGCTGGCACCACCTCACTAAAAGCAGGCCTCCACTAACTGGTGTGACAGGTTTTAAACATCTGCACTGTTTTTCACCCACACCATGCCCAGCCCTACCAGAGATCAGGAGCTCAGCCACAACATAGGCCTTAGGCAAAACTAAGCACATGCTCCAAGTGATGAAAGAACtagcagcagggaaaggcagCGTCAGAAATACTACTGACAGCACAGGACTCTCTCATCTAGCCAAAGCAACAGATAACAGGGGAGGAAGGACACCTCCAAATTCAAAGTTACAGTTCTCCAGATTTgtaagacagagagaaagagaaaaaaagttcaagtCCTTGCCACTGAAAGATTGTAAATCTTAATCCCTaactcttttcctgtttttatttagcACTATCTGGTTCACCAGCAGCATGAACACAGAATGAGATGTTTAGGGGGAGGgggttgtttgctttttaaagctaGGCAAGTGGAGTCAATCACTATTTACATGCATTAAATAGATTCCTCATTCAGTTCCTCGAATCGCTGTGAAGGAAGAAGCTCACTGACTCTACCGAGAACATGGGAGACACATCACTTGCAGCAAACCCCAGAGCAAACTTTTAGAACATCCAAGTTTAGGAGGAGGTGAGCTACCAAAAAGATACGTTCTTGACCATCCAAGTTCCAAGACCAAGTTCTTGACCATCCATTCCAAGAAAGGAATAAATTTAGtctatttaaaaagcatatttggTCCCAAATAGGATGAATTGCACTTGTTCTGCCCAAGCTTCACAAAAAGGCAATATACACAATCTTTACATTAGAGGATAACTCCAGCCTAACTTTTACAGCAGACTGTTTCATTCTGTCAACTTGTATTTAAGAGCTTTCCTAGTTACTTTGAGCAAtgttcctttcctcctcttatATTATGTTAATTATTAAAGTATCTCAGTCTTAAGCATTTTCCATTTactgccttcctctcctgcCTTGCCATGCTTTCTGACCTCACAATTAGTAAATAGCTACTGAAATACATAAACACAGAGAACTAGGATTTCAAAGCATTTAAGGTCACAAGCTGCTCTGTAGCACTTACAGAACAGAGTTAAAAGGCACTTacaaaagcaatacaaaattAATACCAAAATCCACCAATGTcaattagcaaaaaaaatgcataatgtGCAGCCTATTTCAAAGATTAATACCAAAGCTCAAAATAACGGTCAGGGTTTTTACATGATCCCAGTGGCAAAATCCTCACTACAAGTGTAAGATAGAGTTGCAATTTTAGGCAGGCAGTGCAACTGGCATGAGTAAACTAGTCAAGAATTACCATATTCTCTAGTTGTTGTCTTCTAAACTGTACAATAACTGGTATAAAATACTACGTCCacattttgcaggaaaaaaaacaaaaaacaaaaaacaaaaaaataaaaaaataaaaacaggaaaccTACCAtacttgtaatttttaaaaggaggaggaagtccTGTTCTTGAAGGCACATCTATTAATATAAAAGCACCACATTAAAACAAAGTTCTCcactcccctccttccccccccccccgcctcgcaATAATACACAGGAATTTAATGCGTGCGTTCTGGACtgtcacattaaaataaattcttaaaacaGGAGACTTGTAATGCAACACTAAGCTAATATTGCCTCATGCTCTAATAACAGTCAAGCATCGCCCCAATAACCAAGATATGCTTGCTCCCATTAACCAAAATGTGACAAAAGAACATATTCACAAAGAGTTGCAAAACCCCAGAAGACAAAATGCTCCGAAAGATGTAACAAGGTGATAACAGGCTGATGAGTCCAGCTAGTGCTTCTGGGACTCAATAAATAAAAGTCTGACTGGGCAATCTGGAATTCCCTGAGCTCATTGGCTCGTCCAAGTCACTCCCCTGAAGAAACCATGCCCTGGTTTCTGCAAGCTTGCCTTGTATCTGTGGCTCTCTACATAAATAACTTAGTGTTATTGGGTAGCTCAGTTTATTGTTATTTTGACTGGAATCATGATAATATCCATTTGCctttattattttgctgtaaCTTCATAGTTAACTAGTTAGCCTTAACCTGCCAGTCTCGGTGTGTCTGTTATCATATCCCAAACCAATATTGCAACTAAACCTTCCATACAGCACAGAAGACATGCACAACCTTTGGCTCCAATACTACAGTTACTCCGTATCAGCTTAACTTCACTTGACCGTGCAGTCCCTGTGAACCTAACTACCCACGAGGACGGTGAGTAAATGCAAGCTGGATGTGACCACGGGGCTCTGATCCTCCAGAAATCTGACAAGAACATCCTGTTAGTGATTTTTATAGTCTGAAGTCCAGCATCTCTCACCACCTTGTACAAACACACCCCAAAAATAGTCATTCATAACTGGATTGTTTTGAAACCCAGCCATGGTTTTGTAACTGTTTTACACAGTCACAAAAAAGGAAGTCAAATTGCAGAAAGTTAACTCTTTAACAGCATGCAGGACAGAGCTCATAAGGAACTGTAAGAAAACTGACACCTTCCCTGGTGCCTGTCCTCAGTGACCTCTAGGGATTTATTCTGGGTCTTGAAAGGCCTTGCTACTTTTGAGGTGCTCAGCACTGAGACAGCTGAAACCATAATTTCAtcagtagtttaaaaatttATCTCAAATTTCTCCTTCCAAAcattacaggaaataaaagaacatgGCTTTTGGACCAGGAACAGCAATCTCCACATGTGCAATGATGTTCCAAAAAGCCTTCCCCAAACACTAGCTTTGTCTCAAATAACAGAAAGTTGCAATACTGCACACATCAAAAGCAAGTTTTTTAGCACTGTTTTTCATGTTATTCCCCATAACAGAAGCTGTGCTATGTGTTCTGAAAGTGTATATAGTTTTCCAATGGTTTCCTGAGATCTAGCCATGCCTATTACTGTCTAGAATtacagaagctgcagaaaacaCAATACAGCTCTGAGGCCCAGGGCAATGTCCTAAAAGTTGCTCAATGTGATCAACTGTAACAGTTCAAGACTTGTTTAAGCTGACATCatgcaaagaataaaacactgtttttctgcaCCTTCGCATGTCTCCAtttaaatgcacagaaatacaTCTGCAAGATTAGTGTCACACCCTACCTACTCTGCAGCTGTGTGGGCTGGTCTACATTAATTAACCTGTAGCAGTACTGTCATATTCAACCACGTTTCTAAAACATGGGGCCCATAAATGAGTAAAGCTGTACCAGAAAACTCAAGCTGGAGATGGAtactcagaagaaaacatgcaCTGTGATACTTCAGtgtcaaaaacaaattttcaagatcctctttctttttacaaGTAACTAACAACAGACTTTAGTTCCGACATTCCACACACTGGTGTGGTTCCTAAGCGTCAAGGGCTCTctaatttctattaatttaCCCTTGTTAACTTCTGAATAGCTGCCTGACAGCAGTGTCCAAACAGTCTGAGGCCCTGAGCCAAATGCAGCATAGCCCTTGTCTGGTTTCAACTAAACATGGGGATTTGGGCACCGGGAGTAGTCTCTACACAAATGTCGGCATGGCACACCGACCATGGAAGCTCTTACAAACACCAGTCCTCTCATCTGAGAGGCAAGCACACAGGGGAAGCAAATACAGATCTGGCACCTCTAGCAAAGCCACAGAATTTTCCCATTCATTTGTTCCCCTCCACTTTCTTTGGTAGAGGCTGCAACATATGGGCTCAAAGTAGATGAATAAGCGCACAGCCCCTCACCCTTCTGCACAAAAGTAATGAACTGCTTTACTGTCTGATCCAAGTTAACTCCATGATACACCACTGGCTTGAAATTCCGGTGCTCAAAAGAGCGAACAAGACGAACTGTGATAGTTGAACTTTCTGTTGACATGAGAATCAATTGGAAATAAcctggaaaacattaaaaagagtAATTATTGACTTTCCTCTATGTACAAGCCCAGCTAGAAAACAAGGTACAGGTAGGACtcattcaaaaattaaaacatggCCATATATTAAATAGCATTATGCCTTTCAGGCCTtcacttttactttttctacaGGAGCAACAGCAGCATCTCAAAACAAGCCGCGTTATCTAGGATATTATTGATATTAAACATCAAATAGTCCGTATCAATTTTGCACTGATTACAATGGCTCTACACAGAACACTCCACCAGACTGTTTAtataaacagacaaaaatgatATGGATAAATGCACGTtatgtgttttggtttttaagtGATTGAAGATTTTACCTGCTATGTGAGTAAAATTTTGCTCTAAAAgactaaaataacaaaaacaaaaagaatcaatatctttttaatatacTGTAGAAGGTCCAAGGCCCTGAAAAAAGCCTAAGCTGTTACACAACACTCATTTTTATTATGTcgaatgaaataaaaaaaaaatcctcacatacatacaaataatTCTCCTGGTACATTATTATACAATTCaggtttttaatttataatgtATGTATCTAAAATAGCTCTACAAGGCTTAAAATACTTTACCAGAGAGCAGAACCTGAAAGTCTTACCAGCCTAAGTCACCCTTCAAACAAACCCACACATCCTCTGTTCAGTTAGATACTTCCTCAGCACAGGCAGATGGAGCAGTAAGGAAACACCACAGCCTCAGTGCTACAACGTCAGTCAGCAGGACAGCCCAGCCTCTGCGCCTCTTACCCTTTTACAGCCACTTCAGGCACTGCTTCCAGCCCCTCACAACCCTTCACgtgctccctcctccctcctcccttcagTCGCTTCCCCTTTGCCCCCTCCACCCCACTTCCTTTCTTCCCACGAAGCAAGCGGCGCCACCGCGCACGCACGAGGTGCCTCCCGTCCCCGACGCGCTGCTCTAGCTGAACAGGTTTGTTTTGATTCGAGCAGTTTCTGCAGAGCGGAGACACAGGCAGAGCGACGGGCTACTGACTGCCCCACCCGCGATCCCTGCCGTCAAGGCCTCACAGCGTAATTCCGGAACTCCACAGCATAATCCCACCTCCACTACCCATCACAGCGATCCCTGACCGGCAGGGCGCAGGGCCCCCCTCGGGCCAGGGTagggccgcccccgccccccggcagGCAAACGCTAACGGCTCCCGGCCTTACTACCACCCCCGCGGCCGGCACTTCCGCGTGTCTCGCTTCGCCCCGCCCCGCCTAGCCCCGCCAATCAAATCCTTCCCGCCCCCGCCCTCGCTCTCTCGTCATCCCTCGGCCACGCCAAGAGATTGGCTGCGGCGCGCGCtgtccccgccccccccccgcgcctCCAATCCGCGCGGCTCtggaggccccgccccctccctccgcGAGGCCCGGGTTCACCTCTCCCGCAGCGCCCCCGAGAGCCCGCCTCTCCCTCGGGCACCGCTTTCTCATTGGCCCTTTCCGTGgctcctccccgccccgcggcgaGGCGCCGATTggcgcgggggcgcgcgcgcggcgccgggatTGGCCGGCGGGCGCTCTGGCGATGGGCGaagcggcggcgcgcgcgggggcggcgcgtTAGACGCGCGTGGCCGGGCCGGGATCGCGGCGATGGCGCAGGtggggccgggcccgcgggccgggggggtcgggccgggccgggggccgcgggctgcggggccgcggggggctcACGGCGGCGCTGCTGCCCTCCGCAGGCCGCGTTCGAGAAGGCGGCGGAGGAGGTGAAGCAGCTCAAGTCGCAGCCGACGGACCAGGAGATGCTGGACGTGTACAGCCACTACAAGCAGGCCACGGTGGGCGACGTGAACACGCGTGAGtagcggggcgcggcgcgggggggggggtggcttGGCCGCGGTTGCCCGAGCGGTTCGGGGAAGCTCTGCGAATCCGTTGTGCAGACGTTGGTGTTCGGGTTTTGGAGCCCGCTGTCGGTTCGTGCTCCGCCGCTCAGACCACGAGTGACGTTGGGAGCGAGGCCTGTCCACGGAGCACTGGAGTGCGCGGGGCTGGGAAGGACAAAGGCCCTCCCCCCGGGGCGCCGGTCTCCTGACCGGGTAAGTTTACTGGGTGCAGGCGGCAGTCAAGGCTGGCAGCGACGTGTGCTGGGAGTGTAAGTAGGGGCACGCGCAGGGTCTCTCTAAGACGAGTGGCCCTGGGGACAGAAGAGCTGAGCTTGGTCTTCAGACCTGACCCTTTTAGCGTCGTTGGAAAGCAGCATTATTAACGCTTGCCAAGGTGAAAtagttctgcagagctgctagTATACCATCATTTGTATAAGGCACTGCTCTCTTGTGAGGCAGTAGCTAACGGGAGTTGGCTAAAAAAGCAATCTGTATAATAGTAAGctggaggggtttttttgttgggAGAGGTAGAGCTGCCAACTAGCTTTGTAGGTCGTGCTGCTATGTGAGCAGTGCCAAGGGTATTGCTCTGACTAATGTACAGGCTACTGTCCAGTTCCATTTATTTGGTAATCCAAAGGATTGTATTTAAGATAGCAGAGAGGTAAAAACGCAAATAAATTTACACAAAGAATGATTGCAGacactttcttctgtttttagcTGAAACCATCCCTAGCCTAAAGTGAAGTTATAATTCAGTGCTTATACCCCTAGGATGATAGAACACATGAAAAactatgttaaaaatattattaactTGGAGATAATGAATTCGAAGCTGTACACTATTGACTTCTGCTTCACTTTAGAGCTGATATTCTCTTATCGAGTAGCATTCATGTAACAAATCTCTTCAGAAAGTACAGTGATTAAACAAAATCAGACTATGTGGTGCTCTTCTGTTCAAGTGTTACTGTCTTAAGGGAACTTGGCAGAGAATAACCTCTCTGTCACCACCAATAGCATTATAGCACGCTCTCTTCAGCATCAGAAGTGCTCTCCTTTCCTTGCAGACCTCACCATGGTAAGTCATTTTAGTCTGTGGTGGTTCAGAGCAGAACTGCTTTCAGGAAGGGGCTGGATATTATCTGTAGCCAGGCCCTACAAACTAATTCTGCTGTTaatcctctctttctctctctctctctctctctctcagagCGCCCTGGTATGCTTGACTTCAAAGGCAAAGCAAAGTGGGATGCCTGGAGTGCATTAAAAGGTATCTGCTTAAAAAAtaggggggtggggggtgggggggagatgCTGGGTAATTCAGCGTAAAATGTACTGCCTGTGGAATACCTTTGCCTTGTAAGAAGGAGTTAAACTACACCAAAATGCAGTCTGAGCTGCATGAATAGCTTTCCTGTAATAATTGTGGATGGAGTAAGTGCAAGTAATAGACTGTTCTGTTGCTATCTGTGCAGGTGTAACCTCGATTTGGAATATGTTTTTCTCATGGCTGCTGATCACACTTGTTTAAAACTTTGATACTAGGTTCACAGCCAAGTAACACTCTTAGCTTGCTTGCTGTCTGTTGCGTGACGGTAAGTGCTATAGCAAGGAATTGTAACTTGCATGAAAAAGGCATCTTAATGCTGAAGTAGTTACAGACTGGAATGACCATATGCTTGAGAGAGATACTTTTAGAAAGGCTCAGAGAAAT
This DNA window, taken from Rhea pennata isolate bPtePen1 chromosome 6, bPtePen1.pri, whole genome shotgun sequence, encodes the following:
- the C6H2orf76 gene encoding UPF0538 protein C2orf76 homolog isoform X3, with the translated sequence MSTESSTITVRLVRSFEHRNFKPVVYHGVNLDQTVKQFITFVQKDVPSRTGLPPPFKNYKYDTMKIIHQAHKSKTNELVVSLEDDDKLILKEESTLKAAGVANETELAFFCEEDYRNYKANPVSAW
- the C6H2orf76 gene encoding UPF0538 protein C2orf76 homolog isoform X1; this translates as MGSGGYFQLILMSTESSTITVRLVRSFEHRNFKPVVYHGVNLDQTVKQFITFVQKDVPSRTGLPPPFKNYKYDTMKIIHQAHKSKTNELVVSLEDDDKLILKEESTLKAAGVANETELAFFCEEDYRNYKANPVSAW
- the DBI gene encoding acyl-CoA-binding protein; the protein is MAQAAFEKAAEEVKQLKSQPTDQEMLDVYSHYKQATVGDVNTQRPGMLDFKGKAKWDAWSALKGMSKEDAMKAYVAKVEELKGKYGI
- the C6H2orf76 gene encoding UPF0538 protein C2orf76 homolog isoform X2 encodes the protein MGSGESSTITVRLVRSFEHRNFKPVVYHGVNLDQTVKQFITFVQKDVPSRTGLPPPFKNYKYDTMKIIHQAHKSKTNELVVSLEDDDKLILKEESTLKAAGVANETELAFFCEEDYRNYKANPVSAW